The Leishmania braziliensis MHOM/BR/75/M2904 complete genome, chromosome 10 genome contains a region encoding:
- a CDS encoding putative folate/biopterin transporter, whose product MLRTDPAESRKSHVTPDTEAAAAAVPVAAVTENSGKYIHPEAASLFATCSWLRRVPIFGEAVEGYGPKVIVALGGCYFMCKGIADQILYSQTYAMMIDRYGIDVARYQRLSSISMMGWSIKALTAMLCDGFAFLGYTKRWYMFVSCVAGGAFALIYGLLPAKESSANIACAFIFLSSWGKANVDILSQGHYSRLMRQNPQPGPALVSWIWFWIMAGSLIGTIMNGPLADAGKPQISIFVSAALQMATCVFYVFNWYGEKKNRVLRSEDALYLLEETRRERARLGLESGTDGQAGAAAKGKRSPQHSDEDVDAAVPGGLHDSRALVQDDYYDDDSEAVADGEVYYGKPPVPCLLGLFEVNTEVISKNWKIFVYSVVMTCAVIAMLCANILADTLGLLMACVVVSTICCATSFWALPLVIAKANVFGYLDKAVTIRVSSPINAFYLNSYNCPGNLPNFSYSFYNTVAGVITSVVGMITVALFNFLFAKHSYRLTFIVTTIMQVLAGVFDIIMVKRWNLYIGIPDHAMYLWGDAVVGELVYMLGFMPQIVLLSRLCPRGSESVVYALMAGFARLGRTTSASLGAILMEYALPVFKMQDDGSRCNFDNLPLLLFVCNMCTPLLAIPLSMALLPRARICDDIDVDGRVVRQTVDRQAAAAGLWNSDSEKVAAAESSREGKRGDGGAGHTEEEQSVHVRTPGK is encoded by the coding sequence ATGCTCCGCACAGATCCAGCTGAGAGCCGCAAGAGCCATGTCACGCCTGACACCgaggccgcagcagctgcggtgccggtggcggctGTCACGGAAAACAGCGGCAAGTACATCCACCCCGAGGCGGCGTCCCTGTTCGCCACGTGCTCGTGGCTGCGACGGGTGCCGATCTTTGGTGAGGCTGTCGAGGGCTACGGACCAAAGGTCATCGTCGCGCTCGGCGGGTGCTACTTCATGTGCAAGGGCATCGCAGATCAGATTCTGTATAGCCAGACGTACGCCATGATGATTGATCGCTACGGCATCGACGTTGCCCGCTATCAGCGCCTTTCTTCGATTTCGATGATGGGCTGGTCCATCAAGGCCCTCACCGCGATGCTCTGCGACGGCTTCGCCTTCCTCGGCTACACGAAGCGCTGGTACATGTTCGTGTCCTgcgtcgccggcggtgcCTTCGCGCTGATCTACGGCCTCCTTCCGGCAAAAGAGTCGTCGGCGAACATCGCGTGTGCGTTTATCTTCCTGTCGAGCTGGGGCAAGGCCAACGTGGACATCCTGTCCCAGGGCCACTACAGCCGCCTGATGCGCCAGAACCCGCAGCCCGGCCCGGCGCTGGTGAGCTGGATTTGGTTCTGGATCATGGCCGGGTCTCTTATCGGGACCATCATGAACGGCCCGCTGGCGGATGCCGGCAAGCCACAGATCAGCATCTTCGTGTCCGCCGCCCTGCAGATGGCCACCTGTGTGTTCTACGTGTTCAACTGGTacggggagaagaagaaccGCGTGCTGCGCTCCGAGGACGCGCTGTACCTTCTGGAGGAGACGCGCCGGGAGCGTGCGCGCCTGGGCCTCGAGTCGGGGACCGACGGCCAGGCGGGTGCGGCCgcgaaggggaagaggagcccGCAGCACTCGGATGAGGACGTGGACGCTGCCGTGCCGGGCGGCCTCCACGACAGCCGCGCGCTCGTGCAGGACGACTACTACGACGATGACAGCGAAGCGGTGGCCGACGGCGAGGTGTACTACGGCAAGCCGCCGGTGCCGTGCCTGCTCGGGCTGTTCGAGGTAAACACCGAGGTGATCTCCAAGAACTGGAAGATTTTCGTGTACAGCGTCGTCATGACGTGCGCCGTCATTGCGATGCTGTGCGCCAACATCCTGGCCGACACGCTGGGCCTGCTGATGGCGTGCGTCGTCGTGTCGACcatctgctgcgccacgtccTTCTGGGCCCTGCCACTGGTGATTGCCAAGGCGAACGTCTTCGGCTACCTCGACAAGGCCGTCACCATCCGCGTGAGCAGCCCTATAAACGCCTTCTACCTGAACAGCTACAACTGCCCTGGCAACCTGCCCAACTTCAGCTACAGCTTCTACAACACCGTGGCCGGTGTCATCACCAGTGTCGTGGGCATGATTACCGTCGCGTTGTTTAACTTCCTGTTCGCGAAGCACAGCTACCGCCTGACCTTCATTGTGACGACCATCATGCAGGTTCTCGCTGGCGTATTCGACATCATCATGGTGAAGCGCTGGAACCTGTACATCGGCATCCCGGACCACGCCATGTACCTGTGGGGTGACGCTGTCGTGGGTGAGCTCGTGTACATGCTTGGCTTTATGCCGCAAattgtgctgctgtcgcgccTGTGCCCTCGCGGCTCGGAGAGCGTCGTGTACGCCCTGATGGCCGGCTTTGCTCGCCTCGGCAGGACAACCTCTGCATCCCTCGGCGCCATCCTCATGGAGTACGCTCTGCCTGTATTCAAGATGCAGGATGACGGCTCCAGGTGCAACTTTGACaacctgccgctgctgctgttcgtgTGCAACATGTGCACGCCGTTGCTGGCGATTCCGCTGAGCATGGCACTGCTCCCGAGGGCGCGCATCTGCGATGACATCGATGTGGACGGCAGGGTTGTGCGCCAGACTGTGGATAGgcaggcggcagctgcagggctGTGGAACTCTGACTCGGAaaaggtggcggcggccgagTCGTCCcgcgaggggaagaggggcgatGGCGGGGCGGGGCACACGGAGGAAGAACAGAGCgtacacgtgcgcacgccaGGGAAGTAG
- a CDS encoding putative folate/biopterin transporter: protein MEPPSGEREPGALSKSGSPLGPHHDTAAAAQQRPAEKGGPHSPVSEDVHFVHPEAASLFAKCRWIRHVPIFSEAAEGYGPKAVVSLGMCYLLCKGIADQLISYSRQPMFMSRYGIDGQRYQRLAGISTMGWSIKALTAMLCDGFAFLGYTKRWYMFVSCVAGSAFALIYGLLPAKPASADTAAAFVFLCSYGKANVDILSEGHYSRLMRQNPQPGPALVSWIWWFIMVGAIIAAAIQGPLSDHGKQQVGVFISAALQLSTAVFFLFNWYGEKKNRVERAADAALLYAELQKERVALGLLPAQDTMHVKGEEDDVVALVSAAPSGAGAKGRKSSHLENYVSDEECVQDLVQHQGEALEDEELSEEYLPYEASPPVPCLFGLFEMNKEVIARNWRIFVYSVVMTCAVVAMTCGSILADSLGLLIICVVVSTICCATSFWALPLVIAKANVFGYLHQAVYLQLPGALDSFYLANAECLPDGPHFSYTFYNTVAAVIGNVGGLAGVSAFNYIFSKRSYRLTFCITTVVQIVASLFDIIMVKRWNVHIGIPDHAMYICGDAVVYQVCYMLAWMPMIVLLSRLCPRGSESVVYALMAGFSNLGQSTSSSIGAIIMEYGWGITTTPPCDFSNVPWLLLVGHIMLPLLVLPLTLLIPKARICDDLDIDGKAIKSAVSHKVAVDAAQDEDDLGESILPMETIGVAAKEPHAERARE from the coding sequence ATGGAGCCCCCCAGCGGCGAACGCGAGCCGGGTGCCCTCAGCAAGTCCGGCAGCCCGCTCGGCCCGCACCACgacacagccgcagcagcgcagcagaggccgGCCGAGAAGGGCGGCCCCCACAGCCCGGTAAGCGAGGATGTGCACTTTGTCCACCCCGAGGCGGCCTCGCTCTTTGCCAAGTGCCGATGGATACGGCACGTCCCCATCTTTAGCGAGGCAGCCGAGGGCTACGGCCCCAAGGCGGTCGTCTCCCTCGGCATGTGCTACCTACTCTGCAAGGGCATCGCCGATCAGCTAATTTCCTACTCGCGGCAGCCCATGTTCATGTCGCGCTACGGCATCGACGGCCAGCGGTATCAGCGCCTGGCCGGCATCTCTACCATGGGCTGGTCCATCAAGGCCCTCACCGCGATGCTCTGCGACGGCTTCGCCTTCCTCGGCTACACGAAGCGCTGGTACATGTTCGTGTCCTGCGTCGCCGGCAGTGCCTTCGCGCTGATCTACGGCCTGCTGCCCGCGAAGCCCGCCTCCGCCgacactgccgccgcctttgTGTTCCTGTGCTCGTACGGTAAGGCCAACGTGGACATCCTGTCGGAGGGCCACTACAGTCGCCTGATGCGCCAGAACCCGCAGCCCGGCCCGGCGCTGGTGAGCTGGATCTGGTGGTTTATCATGGTTGGCGCCATCATTGCGGCGGCGATTCAGGGACCCCTGTCCGACCATGGCAAGCAGCAAGTCGGCGTTTTCATCTCCGCCGCTCTACAACTTTCCACCGCCGTCTTCTTCCTGTTCAACTGGTacggggagaagaagaaccGCGTGGAGCGGGCGgccgatgcggcgctgctctaCGCGGAGCTGCAGAAGGAGCGCGTGGCGCTTGGTCTGCTGCCGGCCCAGGACACCATGCACGTcaagggcgaggaggacgatgtGGTCGCTCTGGTCAGCGCTGCGCCGAGTGGAGCGGGCGCCAAGGGAAGGAAAAGCTCGCACCTGGAGAACTACGTGTCGGACGAGGAGTGCGTGCAGGACCTCGTGCAGCACCAGGGCGAAGCCctcgaggacgaggagctTTCGGAGGAGTACCTGCCCTACGAAGCATCGCCGCCCGTCCCCTGCCTCTTCGGTCTCTTCGAGATGAACAAAGAGGTTATTGCGCGCAACTGGAGGATCTTCGTGTACAGCGTCGTCATGACGTGCGCGGTCGTGGCCATGACGTGCGGCTCCATTCTCGCGGACTCGCTGGGCCTGCTCATCATCTGCGTCGTCGTGTCGACcatctgctgcgccacgtccTTCTGGGCCCTGCCACTGGTGATTGCCAAGGCGAACGTCTTCGGCTACCTGCACCAGGCTGTgtacctgcagctgcccggCGCGCTTGACAGCTTCTACTTGGCCAATGCGGAATGCTTGCCCGACGGGCCGCACTTCTCGTACACCTTCTATAACACCGTGGCGGCCGTCATTGGCAACGTCGGAGGTCTTGCTGGTGTGTCAGCCTTCAACTACATCTTCTCCAAGCGCAGTTACCGCCTGACGTTCTGCATCACGACAGTCGTGCAGATCGTTGCCTCCCTGTTCGACATCATCATGGTGAAGCGCTGGAACGTGCACATCGGCATCCCGGACCACGCGATGTACATCTGCGGTGATGCCGTGGTGTATCAAGTGTGCTACATGCTGGCCTGGATGCCGATGattgtgctgctgtcgcgccTGTGCCCTCGCGGCTCGGAGAGCGTCGTGTACGCTCTGATGGCCGGCTTCTCTAATCTCGGCCAGTCCACCTCGTCGTCCATTGGTGCGATCATCATGGAGTACGGCTGGggcatcaccaccacccccccgTGCGACTTCAGCAACGTGCCGTGGCTTCTGCTTGTGGGTCACAtcatgctgccgctgcttgtgCTGCCCCTGACGCTGCTAATCCCCAAGGCGCGCATCTGCGATGACCTCGACATCGACGGCAAGGCTATCAAGAGCGCTGTCAGCCACAAAGTTGCCGTGGACGCGGCGCAAGATGAAGACGACCTTGGCGAGAGCATCCTGCCGATGGAAACTATTGGCGTCGCTGCGAAAGAGCCGCATGCAGAGAGGGCGCGCGAGTGA
- a CDS encoding dihydroxyacetone kinase 1-like protein: MVAWKMKSVPATTSRLVFRCAWVKSVSLSLRLSLEEHILAFLIFLPRGNGLTKGALLLLSMPGPEMSTVVLKFVDDPHRVVDVAVEGLCEMNNGVKRIEDTNVVVASSIDLTKVLLLSGGGAGHEPAHAGFVAKGWLSAAVCGSVFASPPTSHVSSGIEYLANLQGPNGPGILVIIKNYAGDILNFEYAVRQARAQGIQVETVLAADDAAFGTEDVKKRRGVAGCCLLYKILGAAAARGLSLTQLKALADRVSRNMRSIGASLSSCSLPGNPASSVVPYGTVEVGLGIHGEKGLLQIPFQGAAPLTHFLIGILMGKEEVAVPGKVTAIRAGAKALLLVNNLGGTTDLEMSTLAHHALRELAGEHLTVVGVHSGRHMTSLDMHGFSLTLLIVEDEDDLQYMLNTNALQKPLMNFHAPQWSCATAPGPLTALQLARREAEAARRAAATPTSSPLYVATLRVFEKLFGTEAYFNGLDAEVGDGDLGSGVHRSAVAVLELLPYLPWEADVRRTFTLMSKAVADTFAGTSGPLYGALLLGGGEGAAQALRGGSAVDAVRAGIAQGSHSVQELGGARQGDRTMVDVLEGMRTCPTVATAATMPELLKACYEAARAAADATMMLPAKFGRSRYMEGKEIGKKDPGAELVVAWVEALAFESS, translated from the coding sequence ATGGTCGCGTGGAAGATGAAGTCTGTGCCTGCCACAACCTCACGACTTGTTTTTCGCTGTGCCTGGGTGAagtctgtctctctctctctacgccTCTCCCTTGAAGAGCACATTCTTGCCTTTCTCATTTTCCTGCCGCGGGGCAACGGGCTCACAAAGGGGgctctgttgttgttgtcgatGCCAGGGCCAGAAATGTCCACTGTGGTGCTTAAGTTTGTTGATGACCCCCACCGCGTCGTGGACGTGGCCGTCGAGGGCCTCTGTGAGATGAACAACGGAGTGAAAAGGATCGAAGACACAAATGTTGTCGTCGCCTCCAGCATAGATCTAACtaaggtgctgctgttgagcggcggcggcgccggccACGAACCAGCCCACGCTGGGTTCGTAGCCAAAGGCTGGCTGAGCGCGGCGGTGTGCGGGAGCGTCTtcgcctccccacccacGTCACACGTGAGCTCCGGCATCGAGTACCTCGCCAACCTTCAGGGACCGAATGGCCCCGGTATCCTTGTCATTATTAAGAATTACGCTGGGGATATTCTTAACTTTGAGTACGCCGTCCGTCAGGCCCGCGCACAGGGCATTCAAGTGGAGACTGTGTTAGCGGCCGATGATGCAGCGTTCGGCACGGAAGATGTGAAGAAGCGCCGCGGTGTTGCCGGATGTTGTCTCCTCTACAAGAtcctcggcgctgctgctgcgcgtggtTTGTCGCTGACGCAGCTGAAGGCGCTTGCCGATCGTGTATCACGCAACATGCGATCCATCggcgcctccctctcgtCCTGCTCGCTGCCGGGTAACCCAGCCTCGTCGGTGGTGCCGTACGGAACGGTTGAGGTGGGCCTGGGCATTCATGGTGAGAAGGGCCTCCTCCAGATCCCCTTCCAAGGAGCAGCGCCCCTCACGCATTTCCTCATTGGAATTTTGATGGGCAAGGAAGAGGTAGCTGTTCCGGGCAAAGTCACTGCCATCCGCGCCGGTGCCAAGGCTCTCTTGCTGGTGAACAACCTGGGTGGCACGACGGACCTGGAGATGTCCACCCTTGCACACCACGCCTTGCGCGAGCTCGCCGGTGAGCACCTCACGGTGGTTGGAGTCCACAGCGGACGCCACATGACATCGCTGGACATGCACGGCTTCTCGTTGACGCTGCTCATCGTTGAGGATGAAGACGACCTTCAGTACATGCTCAACACGAACGCCCTGCAGAAGCCGCTCATGAACTTCCACGCGCCGCAGTGGAGCTGTGCAACGGCTCCGGGGCCGCTGACAGCACTGCAGCTGGCCCgacgagaggcagaggcggcgaggcgggcagcagccacaccaaCCAGCAGCCCTCTCTACGTCGCAACACTGCGCGTCTTTGAGAAACTCTTTGGTACCGAAGCCTACTTTAACGGGCTGGACGCCGAGGTGGGCGACGGCGACCTTGGCAGCGGTGTGCACCgctcggcggtggcagtgctgGAACTGCTGCCATATCTGCCGTGGGAAGCCGACGTGCGGCGCACCTTCACGCTCATGTCGAAGGCCGTCGCCGATACCTTCGCCGGCACCTCCGGCCCACTCTACGGTGCGCTGCTCctaggcggcggcgaaggcgcggcgcaggcgctgagaggcggcagtgctgtGGATGCGGTGCGTGCGGGGATTGCGCAGGGCAGCCACAGTGTTCAGGAGCTCGGCGGCGCGCGTCAGGGTGACCGTACCATGGTGGATGTTCTGGAGGGCATGCGCACGTGCCCGACCGTtgcaacggcagcgacgatgcCGGAACTTCTTAAGGCATGCTacgaggcggcgcgcgcggccGCGGACGCGACGATGATGCTTCCCGCCAAGTTCGGTCGAAGCCGCTACATGGAGGGCAAGGAAATCGGCAAGAAGGACCCTGGCGCGGAGCTCGTGGTGGCCTGGGTCGAGGCGCTGGCCTTCGAGAGCAGCTGA
- the GP63-1 gene encoding GP63, leishmanolysin, which translates to MSRDRSVTARLMRLAAAGLVMAVGAAAVWAQAAGHHCIHDRLQARVLQSVAQQRRPPGSVSALGLPYVSADPISSAHAVDWALADSTSPSVAHSPDWGTLRILTSLEDLNDPDCYCSYVGQLIDNHQGAIDICEAEDVLTEEKRNILVTYLLPLALQLHVERLKVRQVQGTWKVTGMEGDVCGTFKVPEEHVTVGVSNTDFVLYVASVPSEPGVLAAAVICQTFSDSRPAVGVINIPAANIRSPYDQLMVRTVTHEVAHTLGFDLTLFDELELIDEVNNLRGKDYEAPVLSSPTVVAKAREQYGCPTLEFLELEDTGGGSAAGSHLKGRNAKDELMAPVSAAGYYTALTMAVFQDLGFYRADFTKAEVMPWANLASCDFLTNKCMERNITQWPGMFCNTTEPSYRCTSDRLKIGRCSITTYDDPMPTYFRYFTETSVGGRISFMDYCPVIVGYGTAACNQDPSTASPTVKEFSLFSDSSRCLDGNFAPKHNTGPSDHYNSLCANVKCDRAHHTYSVQVYGSSGYVACTPGESVELATISTAFVEGSYIICASYVEVCQANIKGLIDFEGDAADTAAV; encoded by the coding sequence ATGTCCCGCGACCGCAGCGTCACCGCACGCCTGATGcggctcgccgcagcgggcctcgtcatggccgtcggtgccgccgccgtgtgggcgcaggccgccggccatcactgcatccacgacaggctgcaggcccgcgtgttgcagtcggtggcgcagcagcgcaggcctCCCGGCAGCGTCTCGGCCCTCGGTCTGCCCTACGTGTCCGCCGaccccatcagcagcgctcacGCCGTCGACTGGGCGCTGGCTGacagcacgtcgccgagTGTCGCACACTCCCCGGACtggggcacgctgcgcatccTTACTTCATTGGAAGATCTCAACGACCCCGACTGCTACTGCTCCTACGTCGGGCAGCTTATCGACAACCATCAGGGTGCCATCGACATCTGCGAAGCTGAAGACGTgctcacggaggagaagcgcaacATCCTCGTCACCTACCTCTTaccactggcgctgcagctgcatgtggagcggctgaaggtgaggcaggtgcagggcacCTGGAAGGTGACCGGCATGGAGGGCGACGTGTGCGGCACCTTCAAGGTGCCGGAGGAACACGTCACGGTAGGCGTCAGCAACACcgacttcgtgctgtacgtcgcctcggtgccgagcgagccgggcgtgctggcggctgctgtgATCTGTCAGACATTCTCCGACAGCCGACCTGCCGTGGGTGTCATCAACATCCCGGCGGCGAACATTCGGTCACCCTACGACCAATTAATGGTGCGCACCGTGACGCACGAGGTGGCACACACCCTCGGCTTCGACCTCACCCTTTTCGATGAACTGGAACTCATTGATGAAGTGAACAACTTGCGCGGGAAGGACTACGAAGCTCCTGTGCTCAGCAGCCCCACGGTggtggccaaggcgcgcgagcagtacggctgcCCCACCTTGGAGTTtctggagctggaggataCGGGTGGTGGATCTGCTGCCGGCTCGCATCTTAAGGggcgcaacgccaaggaCGAGCTCATGGCGCCTGTCTCGGCTGCTGGGTACTACACCGCCCTGACCATGGCCGTCTTCCAGGACCTCGGCTTCTACCGGGCGGACTTCACCaaggccgaggtgatgccgtgggcCAATCTCGCCAGCTGCGACTTCCTCACCAATAAGTGCATGGAGAGGaacatcacgcagtggccCGGGATGTTCTGCAACACCACGGAGCCTTCGTATCGGTGCACCAGCGACCGCCTTAAAATCGGGAGATGCAGCATAACCACGTATGACGACCCGATGCCGACATACTTCCGGTACTTCACCGAAACTTCTGTCGGCGGTCGAATATCGTTCATGGACTACTGCCCGGTTATCGTGGGctacggcactgctgcttgcAATCAGGACCCATCGACGGCATCGCCTACTGTAAAGGAGTTCAGTCTCTTCTCCGACTCGTCGCGCTGCTTGGATGGAAACTTCGCACCGAAGCACAACACTGGTCCATCTGACCACTACAACAGCTTGTGCGCCAACGTGAAGTGCGACAGAGCCCACCACACGTACAGCGTCCAGgtgtacggcagcagcggctacgtcgcatgcacgccgggcgAGAGTGTTGAGCTGGCCACGATCAGCACCGCCTTCGTGGAAGGTAGCTACATTATCTGCGCGTcgtacgtggaggtgtgccaggccAACATCAAGGGGCTCATAGACTTCgagggagacgctgccgacacagcggcggtgtga
- the GP63-2 gene encoding GP63, leishmanolysin: protein MSRDRSSTHRRRSVAARLMRLAAAGLVMAVGAAAVWVQAAGHHCIHDRLQARVLQSVAQQHRPPGSVSALGLPYVSADPISSAHTVDWAQADSTSPSVAHSADWGTMRIYVSYADLIDPDYYCSYVGQLIDNHRGAIDICEAKDILTEEKRHILINILLPLALQLHVERLKVRQVQGTWKVTGMEGDVCGEFKVPEEHVTVGFSNIDFVLYVASVPIEGNILAWSAFCQVFPDGRPAVGVINIPAAYIRSPYDQIMVRTVAHEVAHALGFNRIFFDSFGMVTAAIGIRGKDYYAPVLNTPTVVTKAREQYGCTLLSFLELEDTGGPASLGSHLKGRNAKDELMSSVVKGGYYTALTMAVFQDLGFYQADFSMAEVMPWAYLATCDFLTNKCMERNITQWPGMFCNTTDVLLRCSTDRLTLGTCKFTQRKRPLPTYFQYFTDSFIGGFSPFMDYCPYVDTYPDGACNQDPSMASPSLMEFNVFSDAARCLDGVFRPKHGIVHGNHYNGLCANVKCDRVHHRYSVQVYGSSGYVACTPGQSIELATTSDAFVEGSYIMCPLYVEVCQANIKGVIDFEGDAADTAAV from the coding sequence ATGTCccgcgaccgcagcagcacgcaccggcgccgcagcgtcgccgcacgcctgatgcggctcgccgcagcgggcctcgtcatggccgtcggtgccgccgccgtgtgggtgcaggccgccggccatcactgcatccacgacaggctgcaggcccgcgtgctgcagtcggtggcgcagcagcacaggcctCCCGGCAGCGTCTCGGCCCTCGGTCTGCCCTACGTGTCCGCCGaccccatcagcagcgctcacaCCGTCGACTGGGCGCAGGCCGacagcacgtcgccgagTGTCGCGCACTCCGCGGACTGGGGTACTATGCGGATCTACGTCTCTTACGCAGACCTCATAGACCCCGACTACTACTGCTCCTACGTCGGGCAGCTTATCGACAACCATCGCGGTGCCATCGACATCTGCGAAGCCAAAGACATcctcacggaggagaagcgccacaTCCTGATCAACATCCTCTTaccactggcgctgcagctgcatgtggagcggctgaaggtgaggcaggtgcagggtACCTGGAAGGTGACCGGCATGGAGGGCGACGTGTGCGGCGAGTTCAAGGTGCCGGAGGAACACGTCACGGTAGGCTTCAGCAACATcgacttcgtgctgtacgtcGCCTCGGTGCCGATCGAGGGGAATATCCTTGCGTGGTCCGCGTTCTGCCAGGTGTTCCCTGACGGCCGACCTGCCGTGGGTGTCATCAACATCCCGGCGGCCTACATTCGGTCACCCTACGACCAAATTATGGTACGCACCGTagcgcacgaggtggcgcacgccctcggcttcAACCGCATTTTTTTCGACAGCTTCGGCATGGTGACGGCCGCCATTGGAATTCGTGGCAAAGACTATTATGCTCCTGTGCTCAACACCCCCACGGTGGTGACCAAGGCAcgcgagcagtacggctgcACCCTCTTGAGCTTTCTTGAGCTGGAGGATACGGGTGGCCCTGCCTCTCTTGGCTCGCATCTTAAGGggcgcaacgccaaggaCGAGCTCATGTCTTCTGTCGTTAAGGGAGGGTACTACACCGCCCTGACCATGGCCGTCTTCCAGGACCTCGGCTTCTACCAGGCGGACTTCAGCatggccgaggtgatgccgtgggcCTATCTCGCCACCTGCGACTTCCTCACCAATAAGTGCATGGAGAGGaacatcacgcagtggccCGGGATGTTCTGCAACACCACTGACGTTCTTCTGCGCTGTTCCACTGACCGACTGACCCTCGGAACGTGCAAATTTACCCAACGGAAAaggccgctgccgacgtaCTTCCAGTACTTCACTGACTCCTTCATCGGCGGATTCTCACCGTTCATGGACTACTGCCCGTACGTGGATACCTACCCCGACGGTGCTTGCAATCAGGACCCATCGATGGCATCGCCTTCTTTAATGGAGTTCAacgtcttctccgacgcggcgcgctgcttggaTGGCGTCTTCAGACCGAAGCACGGCATCGTTCACGGTAACCACTACAACGGCTTGTGCGCCAACGTGAAGTGCGACAGAGTCCACCACAGGTACAGCGTCCAGgtgtacggcagcagcggctacgtcgcatgcacgccgggcCAAAGCATTGAGCTGGCCACGACCAGCGACGCCTTCGTGGAAGGCAGCTACATTATGTGCCCGCtgtacgtggaggtgtgccaggccAACATCAAGGGAGTCATAGACTTCgagggagacgctgccgacacagcggcggtgtga
- the GP63-2 gene encoding GP63, leishmanolysin — MPLDSSSTHRRRSVAARLVRLAAAGVAAALAVGTAAAWAHAAATPHRCIHDKLQARVRDSAAHRRMPPSAVSAVGLPYIALDAADTVARAADWGTLRIAVSTADLTDPDYHCTRVGQRVSNHADEIVTCTAEDVLTEEKRDILVTYLIPQALQLHTERLRVRQVQGSWKVTGMTGDVCGEFKVPEAHVAKCHRPV; from the coding sequence ATGCccctcgacagcagcagcacgcaccggcgccgcagcgtcgccgcacgcctGGTGCGCCTTGCGGCTGCCGgcgttgcagctgctcttgctgttggcaccgccgccgcgtgggcgcacgccgccgcgacgccgcaccgctgcatcCACGACAAGCTGCAGGCCCGCGTGCGGGACTccgcggcgcaccgccgcatGCCACCCAGTGCGGTGTCCGCGGTGGGCCTGCCGTACATTGCTCTCGATGCCGCGGACACTGTCGCACGCGCCGCGGACtggggcacgctgcgcatcgccgtcTCCACCGCAGACCTCACGGACCCCGACTACCACTGCACTCGCGTCGGGCAGCGTGTGAGCAACCACGCTGACGAGATCGTcacctgcaccgccgaggacgtgctcacggaggagaagcgcgacATCCTCGTCACCTACCTCAtcccgcaggcgctgcagctgcacacggaGCGGCTgagggtgaggcaggtgcagggcagctggaaggtgaccggcatgacgggcgaCGTGTGCGGCGAGTTCAAGGTGCCGGAGGCACACGTCGCCaaatgccaccgtcctgtgtga